One Streptomyces mobaraensis NBRC 13819 = DSM 40847 DNA segment encodes these proteins:
- a CDS encoding bifunctional riboflavin kinase/FAD synthetase, whose amino-acid sequence MQRWRGLEDIPQDWGRSVVTIGSYDGVHRGHQLIIGRAVERARELGVPSVVVTFDPHPSEVVRPGSHPPLLAPHHRRAELIAELGVDAVLVLPFTAEFSKLSPADFVVKVLVDKLHAKLVVEGPNFRFGHRAAGTVALLEELGTTYDFGVEVIDLKLTGEAGGGLPFSSTLTRRLVAEGDVAGAMEILGHPHRVEGVVVRGAQRGRELGFPTANIETLPHTAIPADGVYAGWLVVAGEAMPAAISVGTNVQFDATERTVEAYAIDRVDLDLYGLHAAVDFLAYLRGMEKFETLDALLERMTDDVKRARELVAAASR is encoded by the coding sequence GTGCAACGCTGGCGTGGCTTGGAGGACATCCCCCAGGACTGGGGGCGCAGCGTCGTCACCATCGGCTCGTACGACGGTGTCCACCGCGGGCACCAGCTGATCATCGGCCGTGCGGTGGAGCGGGCACGCGAGCTGGGGGTGCCGTCGGTCGTGGTGACCTTCGACCCGCACCCCAGCGAGGTCGTACGGCCGGGCAGCCACCCGCCGCTGCTGGCGCCGCACCACCGGCGCGCGGAGCTGATCGCGGAGCTGGGCGTGGACGCGGTGCTGGTCCTGCCGTTCACGGCGGAGTTCTCCAAGCTGTCGCCGGCCGACTTCGTGGTGAAGGTCCTGGTCGACAAGTTGCACGCGAAGCTCGTCGTCGAGGGCCCCAACTTCCGCTTCGGCCACCGTGCCGCGGGCACGGTGGCGCTGCTGGAGGAGCTCGGCACGACCTACGACTTCGGCGTCGAGGTCATCGACCTCAAGCTCACCGGCGAGGCCGGCGGCGGCCTGCCGTTCTCGTCGACGCTGACCCGCCGCCTGGTCGCCGAGGGTGACGTGGCCGGCGCCATGGAGATCCTCGGCCACCCGCACCGCGTCGAGGGCGTCGTCGTCCGCGGCGCCCAGCGCGGCCGGGAACTCGGCTTCCCCACCGCCAACATCGAGACCCTGCCCCACACGGCCATCCCCGCCGACGGCGTCTACGCCGGCTGGCTCGTCGTGGCGGGCGAGGCCATGCCCGCCGCGATCTCCGTCGGCACGAACGTGCAGTTCGACGCGACGGAGCGGACGGTGGAGGCGTACGCGATCGACCGGGTCGACCTGGACCTGTACGGGCTGCACGCCGCCGTCGACTTCCTCGCCTACCTGCGGGGGATGGAGAAGTTCGAGACGCTCGACGCGCTGCTGGAGCGGATGACCGACGATGTGAAGCGGGCACGGGAGCTGGTGGCTGCGGCTTCGCGGTGA
- a CDS encoding protein kinase domain-containing protein: MPLPLHHDDPRQLGPYRLVARLGGGGMGTVYLARSAGGRTVALKAVHPRFASDEAFRARFRLETDAARVIGGEYGAGVVDADPFASRPWLATEYVLGPPLDEAVELCGPLPERTVRALGAVLCRALGQLHRSDVVHRDLKPSNVLVTATGPKIIDFGVARALGDDRLTRLGTAAGTPAYMSPEQAAGVEHTSAGDVFALAGVMVFAATGHAPFGAGQAADLLYRVRYAAPDLTGLPPALTPALTRCLDKDPTRRPSTTELAELLADTGTGGMVTAEWFPTALTDTLLAEIARRSTEVWRHHPHRLPPPPDTDGTPPAPGPRPALSRRRLLAIAGGSTLAAAATGTGGWLWWSGREHTGTSRSTHFSRPANIPGRVTWWARLDKADGSRPPLAVGALVAVHGQAGLAAYDAKTGIRRWLATAVKQSYEFTADTERVYASAPDGASTTGLKVYGVSDTGVLEHVAGPFGDLSSGTGHAEPLAAVGGVVYLAARQSGDQGPERWSLLAVDAKTGERLWKQPLGDHTPGYATDRIVAGVAGGHLVYARPLPSQRTNLLVSHRLSDGRREWDREVPGRRPDDPFPDLGKLAIDGRHVYFAGSELTAVGLDDGKPVWTFGHGRPQGDLPAGTGAYGPPTVKAGVVYAAEGTRGVVALSAATGELLWEAPFPGMPPGPTAPVLGRTYLYAVATDGARDQIRAVDLRTHRIAWSMDVPGRIGGAPLAHERAGHVVWTSGDYVCALPFA; this comes from the coding sequence ATGCCTCTGCCCCTCCACCACGACGACCCCCGGCAACTCGGCCCGTACCGGCTCGTCGCCCGGCTGGGCGGTGGCGGCATGGGCACGGTGTACCTGGCCCGTTCCGCGGGCGGCCGGACGGTCGCGCTCAAGGCCGTACACCCCCGGTTCGCCTCCGACGAGGCGTTCCGCGCCCGGTTCCGGCTGGAGACCGACGCCGCCCGGGTGATCGGCGGGGAGTACGGCGCCGGGGTCGTCGACGCCGACCCGTTCGCGTCCCGGCCCTGGCTGGCGACGGAGTACGTCCTGGGCCCGCCGCTGGACGAGGCCGTGGAGCTGTGCGGCCCGCTCCCCGAGCGGACCGTACGGGCCCTCGGCGCCGTACTGTGCCGTGCGCTCGGCCAGTTGCACCGCTCCGACGTCGTCCACCGCGACCTCAAGCCGTCCAACGTCCTGGTCACCGCCACCGGCCCGAAGATCATCGACTTCGGGGTGGCACGGGCCCTCGGCGACGACCGTCTGACCCGGCTCGGCACCGCGGCCGGCACCCCCGCCTACATGTCGCCCGAGCAGGCGGCGGGCGTCGAACACACCTCCGCCGGCGACGTCTTCGCCCTCGCCGGCGTCATGGTCTTCGCGGCCACCGGCCACGCCCCGTTCGGCGCCGGCCAGGCCGCAGACCTCCTCTACCGGGTGCGCTACGCGGCCCCCGACCTGACGGGCCTGCCGCCCGCCCTCACCCCCGCGCTGACCCGCTGCCTGGACAAGGACCCGACCCGCCGCCCCTCCACGACCGAACTGGCCGAACTGCTGGCCGACACGGGGACCGGCGGAATGGTCACCGCGGAGTGGTTCCCCACGGCCCTCACCGACACCCTCCTCGCCGAAATCGCCCGCCGCTCCACCGAAGTCTGGCGCCACCACCCGCACCGCCTGCCCCCGCCCCCGGACACGGACGGCACCCCGCCCGCCCCCGGCCCCCGCCCCGCCCTCTCCCGCCGCCGCCTCCTCGCCATCGCCGGCGGCTCGACCCTGGCCGCGGCGGCGACCGGCACGGGCGGCTGGCTCTGGTGGAGCGGCCGCGAGCACACCGGCACCTCCCGGTCCACCCACTTCTCCCGTCCCGCCAACATTCCCGGCCGCGTCACTTGGTGGGCCCGCCTCGACAAGGCGGACGGCAGCCGTCCGCCCCTCGCCGTCGGTGCTCTGGTGGCCGTGCACGGTCAGGCGGGACTGGCCGCCTATGACGCGAAGACCGGTATCAGGCGGTGGCTGGCCACGGCGGTCAAGCAGTCGTACGAGTTCACGGCGGACACCGAACGCGTCTACGCCTCCGCGCCCGACGGCGCGTCCACGACGGGCTTGAAGGTCTACGGCGTCTCGGACACCGGTGTCCTGGAACACGTCGCCGGCCCGTTCGGCGACCTTTCCTCGGGAACCGGCCACGCCGAACCCCTGGCGGCCGTCGGCGGAGTGGTCTACCTGGCCGCCCGCCAGAGCGGCGATCAAGGCCCGGAGCGCTGGTCCCTTCTCGCCGTCGACGCCAAGACGGGCGAGCGGCTCTGGAAGCAGCCTCTCGGGGACCACACCCCGGGTTACGCGACGGACAGGATCGTGGCCGGCGTCGCCGGTGGGCACCTCGTCTATGCCCGGCCCCTGCCCTCACAACGCACGAACCTCCTTGTCTCCCACCGGCTTTCGGACGGGCGGCGGGAGTGGGACCGGGAGGTTCCGGGGCGGCGGCCCGACGATCCCTTCCCGGACCTCGGGAAACTGGCGATCGACGGCCGGCACGTCTACTTCGCCGGGTCGGAACTGACCGCCGTCGGCCTGGACGACGGCAAACCGGTGTGGACGTTCGGCCACGGCCGCCCTCAAGGCGACCTCCCGGCGGGGACCGGCGCCTACGGCCCGCCGACGGTCAAGGCCGGCGTGGTCTACGCGGCGGAGGGGACCCGCGGCGTCGTCGCCCTGTCCGCCGCCACGGGGGAGCTCTTGTGGGAGGCCCCGTTCCCCGGCATGCCGCCCGGCCCGACGGCACCGGTGCTCGGCCGCACGTACCTCTACGCCGTCGCGACGGACGGTGCGCGGGACCAGATCCGGGCCGTCGACCTGCGTACCCACCGGATCGCCTGGTCGATGGACGTACCGGGGCGGATCGGCGGTGCGCCCCTCGCCCATGAACGGGCGGGCCACGTCGTCTGGACGTCCGGCGACTACGTGTGCGCCCTGCCGTTCGCATAG
- a CDS encoding serine/threonine-protein kinase: MKPLAAGDPVRLGPHRILGVLGEGGMGKVYLGRDDAGRPVAIKVLLPELAHDPGMARRFVREARAAQAVASPGVARVLGAWTDGERPWIATEFLAGPTLAETVERLGPLDETAVRALGAALARTLQDIHAAGLVHRDLKPGNIVLTSADPRVIDFGIARPEHGLTLTATGTSPVTPGYGPPEQVLGQRVGPPGDVFALGAVLAYASTGRRAYDGADVAAVQYRVVHGAPDLSALPPALLPVVAPCFARDSAHRPAPARIAAALAPPKSARNLWRRGPLGDDIARREAEARKLVAAPVPEATGAPGRRRFLAGLAGAGTVAVTAAGGGAWWLLRGGGDGEGGRPAEKEAAPAPRPWDAKRLNAADHRDGEPPTPLWGPFTAHRLGRWLQPVRDLVLVAGKEGLTALRVTDGQVKWVVRNDHQSHSAALPNGLVATVFEDRLVAVDVGTGKPRWSAGEHVLRVLAADESAVYVATGESAETRLCAFDFSTRALLWDVRTPIPQAYGRGDSRAAAGSGRLVLFGGDEGNAVALDARTGRTVWRQPHQGIAVGLPPVFSGSTVYLGGSSLTARRAEDGKTIWSIPAKGKPFGYVGGWSTPVLDGDALYAVDEDRISRRNRHDGKADWTRPLEGLASTNSVTVQGGMV; this comes from the coding sequence GTGAAGCCACTCGCCGCCGGTGACCCGGTCCGTCTCGGCCCGCACCGGATCCTCGGCGTCCTCGGGGAAGGCGGCATGGGCAAGGTCTATCTCGGCCGGGACGACGCCGGCCGGCCGGTCGCGATCAAGGTGCTGCTCCCTGAGCTCGCGCACGACCCGGGCATGGCCCGGCGCTTCGTCCGCGAAGCGAGGGCCGCGCAGGCGGTCGCCAGTCCGGGCGTCGCCCGGGTGCTCGGCGCCTGGACGGACGGCGAACGGCCCTGGATCGCCACCGAGTTCCTCGCCGGTCCCACGCTCGCCGAGACGGTCGAGCGGCTGGGGCCCCTGGACGAGACGGCCGTGCGCGCCCTGGGAGCGGCCCTCGCCCGGACGCTCCAGGACATCCACGCCGCCGGCCTCGTCCATCGCGACCTCAAGCCCGGCAACATCGTCCTGACCTCCGCGGATCCGCGCGTCATCGACTTCGGCATCGCCCGCCCCGAACACGGCCTCACCCTCACCGCCACCGGCACGAGCCCGGTCACCCCCGGCTACGGACCGCCCGAACAGGTCCTCGGGCAGCGGGTCGGTCCGCCCGGCGACGTCTTCGCCCTTGGCGCGGTCCTCGCTTACGCGTCGACCGGCCGCCGCGCGTACGACGGGGCCGATGTGGCGGCGGTGCAGTACCGGGTCGTCCACGGCGCGCCGGACCTCTCCGCCCTGCCGCCGGCCCTCCTCCCGGTCGTGGCACCGTGCTTCGCGCGCGACTCCGCCCACCGGCCGGCACCGGCTCGGATCGCCGCCGCCCTCGCGCCGCCCAAGTCCGCCCGGAACCTGTGGCGCCGCGGTCCGCTCGGCGACGACATCGCGCGGCGCGAGGCCGAGGCCCGGAAACTCGTCGCGGCGCCCGTGCCGGAGGCGACCGGCGCCCCGGGTCGCCGGCGCTTCCTCGCCGGGCTGGCCGGGGCCGGCACCGTGGCCGTGACCGCCGCGGGCGGCGGCGCCTGGTGGTTGCTCCGCGGGGGCGGCGACGGGGAAGGCGGGAGACCGGCGGAGAAGGAGGCCGCACCGGCGCCTCGACCCTGGGACGCCAAGCGCCTGAACGCCGCCGACCACCGTGACGGCGAACCGCCCACACCGCTGTGGGGGCCGTTCACCGCGCATCGGCTCGGTCGGTGGCTGCAGCCGGTGCGCGACCTCGTCCTCGTCGCCGGAAAGGAAGGGCTGACGGCACTCCGGGTGACCGACGGTCAGGTGAAGTGGGTGGTGCGGAACGACCACCAGTCCCACAGCGCCGCACTGCCGAACGGGCTGGTGGCCACGGTCTTCGAGGATCGGCTGGTCGCGGTCGACGTCGGCACGGGCAAACCCAGGTGGAGCGCCGGCGAACACGTCTTGCGCGTGCTGGCGGCCGACGAGTCGGCGGTCTACGTCGCCACCGGTGAGTCGGCGGAGACCCGACTGTGCGCGTTCGACTTCTCCACGAGGGCGCTCCTCTGGGACGTGCGGACGCCGATACCCCAGGCGTACGGCCGGGGTGACTCGCGGGCGGCGGCCGGCAGCGGACGGTTGGTGCTGTTCGGAGGGGACGAGGGGAACGCCGTCGCGCTCGACGCCCGTACCGGTCGTACGGTGTGGCGGCAGCCGCACCAGGGGATCGCGGTAGGGCTGCCCCCTGTCTTCTCAGGAAGCACCGTGTATCTGGGCGGCAGCAGCCTGACGGCCAGGAGAGCGGAAGACGGCAAGACGATCTGGTCGATTCCGGCCAAAGGCAAACCTTTTGGCTATGTGGGAGGCTGGAGCACTCCCGTACTCGACGGGGACGCGCTGTACGCCGTGGACGAGGATCGCATCAGCCGACGGAACCGCCACGACGGCAAGGCGGATTGGACCCGCCCCTTGGAAGGGTTGGCGAGCACCAACTCCGTGACCGTCCAAGGGGGGATGGTCTAG
- the eccE gene encoding type VII secretion protein EccE — MASAARTAQQATVVRRRSGPGRLGPVRLQQLVLLEVAAALVLVGYAVDPLLAAPAGGVAVVLAALALARRRQRPVPEWLGAVLALRRRTRGTAGAPAPSDIAPALAPLVECEPALRVESFTDREGRHIGVVGDGTFVTVVLQVEAVDEPLRPRRVEKALPLGLLRDALDTADVRLESVQVVQSALPSPAPHLSAQALAARNYAPLHALTGAPAVRMTWVALKLDPELCPEAVAARGGGVQGARRCVLRAADQLTSRLRSAGFRAVLLAEDGLATALSTAANVNPAATAQASRSGTGARRTVETSRTWRCDDRWHTSYWVGRWPQLGSGAASLPQLAALLTSLPALSTTLSLTLGRGRSQDGGHVPTVTGHIRVCGRSADELSEVRRELERTARGVKVGLVRLDHEQVPGVLATLPLGGTR, encoded by the coding sequence ATGGCGTCCGCGGCGCGAACGGCGCAGCAGGCCACGGTGGTGCGCCGGCGGTCCGGGCCGGGCCGGCTGGGCCCGGTGCGGCTGCAGCAGCTCGTGCTGCTGGAGGTGGCGGCGGCGCTGGTGCTCGTGGGGTACGCCGTCGACCCGCTGCTGGCCGCCCCCGCCGGCGGAGTGGCCGTCGTCCTCGCGGCGTTGGCGCTCGCGCGGCGGCGGCAGCGGCCGGTGCCGGAGTGGCTGGGCGCGGTCCTCGCGCTGCGCCGCCGTACGCGCGGCACCGCCGGCGCGCCGGCCCCCTCCGATATCGCGCCCGCCCTGGCCCCGCTCGTGGAGTGCGAACCGGCGCTGCGGGTGGAGTCGTTCACGGACCGCGAGGGCCGGCACATAGGCGTGGTGGGTGACGGGACGTTCGTGACGGTCGTCCTCCAGGTCGAGGCGGTGGACGAGCCGTTGCGCCCGCGCCGGGTGGAGAAGGCGCTGCCCCTGGGCCTGTTGCGCGACGCGCTGGACACGGCGGACGTCCGGCTGGAGTCGGTGCAGGTGGTGCAGAGCGCGCTGCCCTCGCCCGCCCCCCACCTGTCCGCCCAGGCGCTGGCCGCGCGGAACTACGCGCCCCTGCACGCGCTGACGGGCGCCCCCGCGGTCCGGATGACCTGGGTGGCGCTCAAGCTCGACCCCGAGCTGTGCCCGGAGGCCGTCGCGGCCCGGGGCGGCGGGGTCCAGGGTGCCCGGCGGTGTGTGCTGCGCGCGGCGGACCAGTTGACGAGCCGGCTGCGGAGCGCCGGGTTCCGGGCGGTGCTGCTCGCGGAGGACGGGCTGGCGACGGCCCTGTCGACCGCGGCGAACGTCAACCCGGCCGCCACGGCGCAGGCGAGCCGTTCGGGTACGGGCGCGCGGCGGACCGTCGAGACGTCCCGGACGTGGCGGTGCGACGACCGCTGGCACACCTCCTACTGGGTCGGCCGCTGGCCGCAGTTGGGCTCCGGGGCGGCGTCGCTGCCGCAGCTGGCGGCGCTGCTGACGTCGCTGCCCGCGCTGTCGACGACGCTGAGCCTGACGCTCGGCCGCGGCCGCTCCCAGGACGGCGGGCACGTGCCGACGGTCACCGGGCACATACGGGTGTGCGGGCGCAGCGCCGACGAACTGAGCGAGGTCCGGCGGGAGCTGGAGCGGACGGCGCGCGGGGTGAAGGTCGGGCTCGTCCGGCTGGACCACGAGCAGGTTCCGGGCGTCCTCGCCACGCTGCCGCTGGGAGGGACACGCTGA
- the eccB gene encoding type VII secretion protein EccB, whose translation MATRRDELNAYTFARKRMVAAFLQPSAAGTDEAAPRPVRAILPGIVVGALVLAGFGGWGIFKPKAPAGWSEPGAHVIVGSKSTTRYVVLKTDGTKRLHPVLNFSSAKLLLKPEKSSVIKVDEGELDNGKIQRGPTLGIPYAPDRLPAPQDAGKEKSWAVCEQPGSGGKTVQKAVFLLADRDAAKVAGSGKLRDGQALYVEGPTGDRYLVDPSGTKHLVGLPDGDHPSPRDQVLRRSLFSEGARPQKVDKEWLGTLHEGTPITFPRLPGRIGAPAGVGSLDPRLNRVGTVIRAVAGKGMQHYVVLPGRVAPVSDLVARLLLTSPDAVVLHQNARAEEVGPQSFTSSPEWFYGDFGWPGLVPTQVNDAGTGVRTVCNVMHGVDGKGVPQLTTWAGAKYPAEIVDGATSAYVTPGSGLLYRQINGSSTSVGSLFLVTDTGLRYAVQTNNDSSAGRSGIGDDGPKTPEERASQVNEAQIRLGYKEVKPVPVPDNWSAFLPKGPRLDVGSAGQPQSS comes from the coding sequence ATGGCAACACGGCGGGACGAGCTCAACGCCTACACCTTCGCGCGCAAGCGCATGGTCGCCGCCTTCCTGCAGCCCTCGGCGGCGGGGACGGACGAGGCGGCGCCGCGCCCGGTGCGCGCCATCCTGCCCGGAATCGTCGTCGGGGCGCTCGTCCTGGCGGGCTTCGGCGGCTGGGGCATCTTCAAGCCCAAGGCGCCGGCCGGCTGGTCGGAGCCCGGGGCGCACGTCATCGTGGGCAGCAAGTCGACCACCCGGTACGTGGTCCTCAAGACCGACGGCACCAAGCGGCTGCACCCGGTCCTCAACTTCTCCTCCGCGAAACTGCTCCTGAAGCCCGAGAAGTCCTCGGTGATAAAGGTCGACGAGGGCGAGCTCGACAACGGGAAGATCCAGCGCGGCCCCACCCTCGGCATCCCCTACGCCCCCGACCGGCTACCCGCGCCCCAGGACGCCGGCAAGGAGAAGAGCTGGGCCGTCTGCGAACAACCGGGCAGCGGGGGCAAAACGGTGCAGAAGGCCGTCTTCCTCCTCGCCGACCGCGACGCGGCGAAGGTCGCCGGCAGCGGCAAACTGCGCGACGGCCAGGCCCTGTACGTCGAGGGGCCCACCGGCGACCGCTACCTCGTCGACCCGAGCGGCACCAAGCACCTCGTCGGCCTGCCCGACGGCGACCACCCGTCCCCCCGCGACCAGGTGCTGCGCCGCTCCCTGTTCAGCGAGGGCGCCCGGCCGCAGAAGGTCGACAAGGAGTGGCTGGGCACCCTGCACGAGGGCACGCCCATCACCTTCCCCCGGCTCCCCGGCCGGATCGGCGCCCCGGCGGGCGTCGGCAGCCTCGACCCGCGGCTGAACCGCGTCGGTACCGTCATCCGCGCCGTCGCCGGCAAGGGCATGCAGCACTACGTGGTGCTCCCGGGCCGGGTGGCGCCTGTCTCCGACCTCGTCGCCCGGCTGCTGCTCACCAGCCCGGACGCGGTGGTGCTGCACCAGAACGCCCGGGCGGAGGAGGTCGGTCCGCAGTCCTTCACCTCGTCCCCCGAGTGGTTCTACGGCGACTTCGGCTGGCCGGGGCTCGTCCCCACCCAGGTCAACGACGCGGGCACCGGCGTCCGTACGGTCTGCAACGTGATGCACGGCGTGGACGGCAAGGGCGTGCCCCAGCTGACCACCTGGGCCGGGGCCAAGTACCCCGCCGAGATCGTGGACGGCGCGACCAGCGCCTACGTCACCCCCGGCAGCGGCCTGCTCTACCGCCAGATCAACGGCTCGTCCACGAGCGTCGGTTCGCTGTTCCTGGTGACCGACACCGGACTGCGGTACGCGGTGCAGACCAACAACGACAGCAGCGCGGGCCGCTCGGGCATCGGCGACGACGGGCCGAAGACGCCGGAGGAACGGGCGTCGCAGGTCAACGAGGCGCAGATCCGGCTCGGGTACAAGGAGGTCAAGCCGGTGCCCGTGCCGGACAACTGGTCCGCCTTCCTGCCGAAGGGGCCGCGGCTGGACGTCGGCAGCGCCGGCCAGCCGCAGAGTTCGTGA